Proteins from a single region of Mycoplasmopsis edwardii:
- a CDS encoding coiled-coil domain-containing protein — MKDYKQEIFDISNSIIAKNLKIASLSTKKEILKKEVNIGDLDKNNKELKELRINEIEQEIILIENDINELKRSKDKISSKITQIERKLKEVYEKVYILNKLQNETFAASKFIFNLIEYKNVKINMLETEISLLLLQNNLSKKQIDQLNNNMVELKKENNNLKEENQRLQNELNKKQETIDWLNNEINILSDVILKKDKEIERLNLLLQEKENKVRELETEALTLNNRINNLEIIINEKDQTIARMENSINNLNNQINNQNNEINNLNNQNSNNNNTINYLTEKLRKKSEENNRLLANKLTFDENILQLNNRINIINQELNKLRQTSNEKDQTINSLQTKIIMIKNQIKSLKTMLDNFSPITEVDISNSYTNYNNAPRVTNYKKSYDKLKKITDQILNQFIQMISIQI; from the coding sequence TTGAAAGATTATAAACAAGAAATATTTGATATCTCAAATAGCATCATTGCTAAAAATTTAAAAATTGCTTCATTAAGTACAAAAAAAGAGATATTAAAAAAGGAAGTTAACATAGGTGATTTAGATAAAAACAATAAGGAATTAAAAGAATTAAGAATCAACGAAATAGAACAAGAGATTATTTTAATTGAAAACGATATTAATGAACTAAAAAGAAGTAAGGATAAAATAAGTTCTAAAATAACACAAATTGAAAGAAAATTAAAAGAAGTTTATGAAAAAGTTTATATATTAAATAAACTTCAGAACGAAACATTTGCAGCATCTAAATTCATATTTAATTTAATTGAATATAAGAATGTTAAAATAAATATGTTAGAGACAGAAATAAGTTTATTGTTATTACAAAACAATTTAAGCAAGAAACAAATAGATCAACTCAATAACAACATGGTTGAACTTAAAAAAGAAAATAATAATCTTAAAGAAGAAAATCAAAGATTGCAAAATGAATTAAATAAAAAGCAAGAAACAATTGATTGGTTAAATAATGAGATAAATATTTTAAGTGATGTAATTTTAAAAAAAGATAAAGAAATTGAAAGACTTAATCTTTTATTACAAGAAAAAGAGAATAAAGTTAGAGAATTAGAGACAGAAGCACTAACGTTAAATAATAGGATTAATAATTTAGAGATTATAATTAATGAAAAAGATCAAACTATTGCAAGAATGGAAAATTCAATTAATAACTTAAATAATCAAATTAACAATCAAAATAACGAGATTAATAATCTTAATAATCAAAACTCAAATAACAATAATACAATTAACTATCTTACTGAAAAGTTAAGAAAAAAATCAGAAGAAAATAATAGATTGTTAGCAAATAAATTGACATTTGATGAAAATATATTACAACTTAATAATAGAATCAATATTATTAATCAGGAGTTAAATAAACTTAGACAAACATCAAACGAAAAAGACCAGACAATAAACTCATTACAGACAAAAATTATAATGATTAAAAATCAAATCAAAAGCTTAAAAACAATGCTAGATAATTTTAGCCCTATTACAGAAGTTGATATTAGTAATTCATATACCAATTATAATAATGCACCGAGAGTAACAAATTACAAAAAATCATATGATAAATTAAAGAAAATAACTGATCAAATATTAAATCAATTTATTCAAATGATCAGTATTCAAATTTAG
- a CDS encoding coiled-coil domain-containing protein: MASQTKGKVLLGFAATTLAATTGLAAWVLWKSGDHSLKNYDKSVELAKRLNELVIDRTEDERAQFKKLLKSKPSYENLKKIQDEIKKLADKERKEHKRIFEKINEILDESVRNDLHKRLKDSTTHVQREQIEKDADLQIAKEWEDRLAKKRDYVQSIIADIKDEAKKQELLEKLAKQTKHSLESLQEMDKIAIEAKKQVAKETGDEIDQIAADMLALEYPGGVTAPAVLAIQNKLNKIKDSDFSNAKKLEEAQKIKDTFDAHNEKIKEVKEAIKKLDASKHKQFNSLLDNANYLYDNEEKVLEFDDILKKIQEEQIRQYDDFKAQIEALKNLTDAEKETFKNSLNETSSVEDIKNKLKEAYKKDLENFIKNMDYPGKPDSQAQNNLISGLTDDKYVDEIAYKNELDRLKELNKLVDTAKENLKSIKGDKTELNNKFNEANDEAKLKALLVAIEDERLKEERAAKRAELDSYIDSLPYPDGSTKAKDDLKKLYEADSLEMSDLVEKEKYFKETIDPKVREAKNKIAKLSTEDQEKLNAEFKNAGSEEKLDALLAKINEAFNNSKEAQKSVIDELTHLSLEQKEALKNQIDKATDFADVKKIVDRAQLLDKIEEAKSIITPESYALDENPEVKAIIDETIKSLKNQIEGLTDDQVATKKAELDELNKKLKEYKNQIEALTDNEVNNPTETKVDLAKELAKISNKDQFPNLDLEIAKAKLKKVASDLDYPGKPNNAAIKELQAQIEAVTTQEQLNQLDDRIKNVLPNKIAQAKAKIAEVRDSETTTRKQDLNRQLDEADTDEEFDALFKNIEKYKAQGDEEYSNKLKERLKEQAARLPYPSTNAAAKTALERRIEAETDIAELEKLQNETIPSMLNKINELKEEIAKRSPENITKLNEKLNNASTPEELAAIDAEITKAINDEKAAIAAKIDALAHLTPEQKDAAKAKLDNKTYSEMEDVLERAKRDNLLGLVNKLGYNDSETLPAPARTSLRGAVETTPKNELDSKLTELEALKTAIENEKTEIDQINYSSDDAEGKNDLNERLNNLTTSADVSSLVNPSEINNKLSVYKEIINDVNNPLSPTQKSDLISDLDKLPKNGAESALRKEIFKEKRNAVKTKINGLSNLSDERKQQLISELASFEEQDKTSSFEDFKNKVDQLSAKLLEAQKEDLIAKIAKIPFTNKRNNNDVAAGENTEGENVSPNASSALEGLVNSINSPQTYKTQKEYIEQYEKNLIAKQIEINEIKDQNEKAALLAAADKIQDKDSFNSLDTPIAKALDKDFIDTLSNLTQDEKNEFKDKLAKQDDETLRENIKQQAQNKNDLKGKKNELNAIIDAIPYPKQDMTAYNRSIKHLKDAVEALDENANFENEKNKLNGLKTAVDNAVKALPNIPYNDEGSTDEVPALNTIKAKIDSLTETADVTSLLGDDWNTKVAKLKKVIKDNFDGADETALLTQLKNTVPNSFTDSNNKELDLNTAILDKVKENAKAKVADMQYLSDKTVHNSNITNVALTEENNDIQANGIDEVNNKLLDAYKANFTSLIDSFAYPKDGENASSWTNDTRSFFITNNIDNLTSKSNFTNLDIELTNIKNAASALSKEILGDTETNIRGVQNEVARNEFNKQFLAARTVQDLNTLKEKVVNYKKLEAKILAMTDFANEGGDERESNGALAELRNELTKKLANATTVQAQNDLSPLIDENKKLVDKLRRTFQGDILAAKNFLTSAKDKSTVADVTNVINTVQPFKNELAKFWTTNKGNILRSKSWGNNWPSNPPKFVSYNELVREIRTKESAAALKKAVDVDVERYKEMISLNEYSKESHSSNIPENVKQSLLYKALQTPYNLNLPTNATNEQIKNAEIKQIRDIKKYFGNQSADAGIYKSAKAAYDSIVEPNKSLFTEEFNNIATSNNDLDVTIKIDAFKLKATEFNQAYPGTQNSLNTFKTTYGATQEEIQTFERELNSASNKTTLDELKSRIDSAIQEKNAKKARDLQIARDAIGQLPQGNTKKTELTNSINNAESNNQLSESLLTNATSQAQTEKANIDNAKNAANTAVNSLPEGNNLKRSLKNKLLNAPNTNETNEVSKLDELARQARTEKQNLEAKRIEAQNILDGLTEKEDYQNEINSARNIDELDEIIRRMQTPKILDKSEAQRWANYISATATSSTVSRAQYLQSIERATTQSQLEQIIGQIRSYLESFPRNVTSGTLSGISTTHRHTYARLKAEFDRTWDEDRLNEIREQARNAVYQPPEF, encoded by the coding sequence ATGGCTTCCCAAACAAAGGGTAAAGTTTTATTAGGTTTTGCTGCTACAACATTGGCTGCAACAACCGGGCTTGCAGCTTGAGTTTTATGAAAATCAGGTGACCATAGTTTAAAAAACTATGACAAGTCAGTAGAACTTGCAAAAAGATTAAATGAGCTTGTTATTGATAGAACAGAAGACGAAAGAGCTCAATTTAAAAAATTACTTAAATCAAAACCATCTTATGAAAACTTGAAGAAAATTCAAGATGAAATCAAAAAGTTGGCTGATAAAGAAAGAAAAGAACACAAAAGAATTTTTGAAAAAATCAACGAGATTCTTGATGAATCAGTTCGTAATGATTTACACAAAAGATTAAAAGATTCAACAACACATGTTCAGCGTGAACAAATTGAAAAAGATGCGGATCTTCAAATTGCTAAAGAATGAGAAGATAGACTTGCTAAAAAACGCGATTATGTGCAATCGATTATCGCGGATATTAAAGACGAAGCTAAAAAGCAAGAACTTTTAGAAAAATTAGCAAAACAAACAAAACATTCGCTAGAGTCATTACAAGAAATGGACAAAATTGCTATTGAAGCAAAAAAACAAGTAGCTAAAGAAACTGGTGATGAAATTGACCAAATAGCAGCTGATATGTTAGCTCTTGAATATCCAGGTGGAGTTACTGCTCCTGCTGTTTTAGCTATTCAAAATAAACTAAACAAAATTAAAGATTCTGATTTTTCAAATGCTAAAAAACTTGAAGAAGCACAAAAAATTAAAGATACATTCGATGCTCACAACGAGAAAATCAAAGAAGTTAAAGAAGCAATCAAAAAGCTTGATGCTTCAAAACACAAACAATTCAATTCATTATTAGATAATGCAAACTACTTATATGATAATGAAGAAAAAGTGCTTGAATTTGATGACATTCTTAAGAAAATTCAAGAAGAACAAATTAGACAATATGATGATTTCAAGGCTCAAATTGAAGCTTTAAAAAATTTAACAGACGCTGAAAAAGAAACATTTAAAAATTCTTTAAATGAAACTTCAAGTGTTGAAGATATTAAAAATAAATTAAAAGAAGCATATAAAAAAGATTTAGAAAACTTTATTAAGAATATGGATTACCCAGGTAAACCAGATTCTCAAGCACAAAATAATTTAATTAGCGGTTTAACTGATGATAAGTATGTTGACGAAATTGCTTACAAAAATGAACTTGACAGATTGAAAGAGTTAAATAAACTTGTTGACACTGCAAAAGAAAACCTTAAATCAATTAAAGGTGATAAAACCGAATTAAACAATAAATTTAATGAAGCAAATGATGAAGCGAAATTAAAAGCTTTATTAGTTGCTATTGAAGACGAAAGACTTAAAGAAGAAAGAGCAGCAAAACGTGCTGAACTTGATTCATACATCGATAGTTTACCATATCCAGATGGATCAACAAAAGCTAAAGATGACCTTAAAAAACTTTATGAAGCTGATTCTCTTGAAATGAGTGATTTAGTTGAAAAAGAAAAATATTTTAAAGAAACAATCGATCCAAAAGTTAGAGAAGCCAAAAATAAAATTGCTAAATTATCAACAGAAGATCAAGAAAAATTGAATGCAGAATTTAAAAATGCTGGTTCTGAAGAAAAACTGGATGCATTATTAGCTAAAATCAATGAAGCATTCAATAATTCTAAAGAAGCTCAAAAATCAGTTATTGATGAATTAACCCACTTAAGCCTTGAACAAAAAGAAGCTCTTAAAAACCAAATTGATAAGGCAACAGACTTTGCTGACGTCAAGAAAATAGTAGATAGAGCACAATTACTAGATAAGATTGAAGAAGCAAAATCTATAATTACTCCTGAAAGTTATGCATTAGACGAAAACCCAGAAGTAAAAGCTATTATTGATGAAACAATTAAATCATTGAAAAACCAAATTGAAGGTTTAACAGATGATCAAGTGGCAACTAAGAAAGCTGAATTAGATGAATTAAACAAAAAACTTAAAGAATACAAAAATCAAATCGAAGCTTTAACAGATAATGAAGTTAATAATCCTACTGAAACAAAAGTTGATTTAGCAAAAGAATTAGCAAAAATTTCTAACAAAGATCAATTCCCTAACCTTGATTTAGAAATTGCTAAAGCTAAACTTAAAAAAGTTGCTTCTGATTTAGATTATCCTGGTAAACCAAATAATGCAGCAATTAAAGAATTACAAGCACAAATCGAAGCAGTTACAACACAAGAACAACTTAATCAATTAGATGATAGAATTAAAAATGTTTTACCTAACAAAATAGCACAAGCTAAAGCTAAAATAGCAGAAGTTAGAGATAGCGAAACTACAACACGTAAACAAGATTTAAATAGACAGTTAGATGAAGCTGATACTGATGAAGAATTTGATGCTTTATTTAAAAATATAGAAAAATACAAAGCACAAGGTGATGAAGAATATTCAAATAAATTAAAAGAACGTTTAAAAGAACAAGCAGCTCGTTTACCATATCCTTCTACTAATGCAGCAGCAAAAACTGCATTAGAAAGAAGAATTGAAGCAGAAACTGATATTGCTGAACTTGAAAAATTACAAAATGAAACAATTCCTTCAATGCTTAACAAAATAAATGAGTTAAAAGAAGAAATTGCAAAACGTAGTCCAGAAAATATTACTAAGTTAAATGAAAAATTAAATAATGCTTCTACACCAGAAGAATTAGCAGCTATAGATGCTGAAATTACTAAAGCAATTAATGATGAAAAAGCAGCAATTGCGGCTAAGATTGATGCATTAGCACATTTAACACCAGAACAAAAAGATGCAGCTAAAGCTAAATTAGATAATAAAACATATTCTGAAATGGAAGATGTTTTAGAAAGAGCTAAGAGAGATAACTTATTAGGATTAGTAAATAAACTTGGTTACAATGATTCTGAAACTCTACCTGCTCCAGCTAGAACATCACTAAGAGGTGCAGTTGAAACAACACCTAAAAATGAATTAGATAGTAAGTTAACAGAATTAGAAGCTCTTAAAACAGCAATAGAAAATGAAAAAACTGAAATTGACCAAATCAATTACTCTTCTGACGATGCTGAAGGTAAAAATGATCTAAATGAAAGATTGAACAATTTAACTACATCTGCAGATGTTAGTTCATTAGTAAATCCATCAGAAATTAATAATAAATTATCTGTTTATAAAGAAATTATTAATGATGTTAACAACCCATTAAGCCCAACTCAAAAAAGTGATTTAATTAGTGACCTTGATAAATTACCTAAAAATGGTGCTGAAAGCGCATTACGTAAAGAAATTTTTAAAGAAAAAAGAAATGCCGTTAAAACAAAAATTAATGGATTAAGTAATTTATCTGATGAAAGAAAACAACAGCTAATATCTGAATTAGCAAGTTTTGAAGAACAAGATAAAACAAGCTCATTTGAAGATTTTAAAAATAAAGTGGATCAACTTTCTGCAAAATTATTAGAAGCTCAAAAAGAAGATTTAATTGCTAAAATTGCAAAAATTCCATTCACAAACAAAAGAAACAATAATGATGTAGCAGCAGGTGAAAATACTGAAGGTGAAAATGTTAGTCCAAATGCTTCAAGCGCATTGGAAGGATTAGTTAATTCAATTAATAGTCCTCAAACATATAAAACTCAAAAAGAATATATTGAACAGTACGAGAAAAATCTTATTGCTAAACAAATAGAAATTAATGAAATTAAAGACCAAAATGAAAAGGCAGCTTTATTAGCGGCTGCAGACAAAATTCAAGATAAAGATAGTTTCAATTCATTAGACACACCAATTGCAAAGGCTCTTGATAAAGACTTTATTGACACATTAAGTAATTTAACACAAGATGAAAAGAATGAGTTTAAAGACAAGTTAGCTAAACAAGATGATGAAACACTTCGTGAAAATATAAAACAACAAGCTCAAAACAAAAATGACCTTAAAGGTAAAAAAAATGAATTAAATGCTATTATTGATGCTATACCATATCCGAAACAAGATATGACTGCATATAATAGATCAATAAAACACCTTAAAGATGCAGTTGAAGCATTGGATGAAAATGCAAATTTTGAAAATGAAAAGAACAAACTTAATGGACTTAAAACTGCAGTAGATAATGCTGTAAAAGCATTACCTAATATCCCATATAATGATGAAGGATCAACAGATGAGGTTCCAGCTCTAAATACAATTAAAGCTAAAATAGATTCATTAACAGAAACTGCTGATGTTACATCATTATTAGGTGATGATTGAAATACAAAAGTCGCTAAATTGAAAAAGGTTATCAAGGATAACTTTGATGGTGCAGACGAAACAGCATTACTTACACAATTAAAAAACACTGTACCAAATTCGTTTACAGATAGTAATAATAAAGAATTAGACTTAAATACAGCTATTTTAGATAAAGTTAAAGAGAATGCTAAAGCAAAAGTTGCTGACATGCAATACTTATCTGATAAAACAGTACACAATAGTAATATTACTAATGTGGCATTAACTGAAGAAAATAACGATATTCAAGCTAACGGAATCGATGAAGTTAATAATAAGCTTTTAGATGCATACAAAGCAAACTTTACAAGTTTAATTGATTCTTTTGCATATCCAAAAGATGGAGAAAATGCATCATCATGAACTAATGATACAAGAAGTTTTTTCATCACCAATAACATTGATAACCTTACATCAAAATCAAATTTTACAAACTTAGACATAGAACTTACAAATATTAAAAACGCAGCTTCAGCATTAAGTAAAGAAATTTTAGGAGACACTGAAACTAATATTCGAGGTGTTCAAAACGAAGTAGCAAGAAACGAATTTAACAAACAATTCTTAGCAGCAAGAACTGTTCAAGATTTAAATACACTCAAAGAAAAAGTAGTGAATTACAAAAAACTAGAAGCTAAAATTCTAGCAATGACAGATTTTGCAAATGAAGGCGGAGATGAAAGAGAATCTAATGGAGCATTAGCTGAATTAAGAAATGAATTAACTAAAAAACTCGCTAATGCAACTACTGTTCAAGCTCAAAATGATTTATCTCCATTAATAGATGAAAATAAAAAATTAGTTGATAAACTTAGAAGAACTTTCCAAGGAGATATTTTAGCAGCTAAAAACTTCTTAACATCAGCTAAAGATAAATCAACAGTTGCAGATGTAACAAATGTCATAAATACAGTTCAACCATTTAAAAATGAATTGGCAAAATTCTGAACAACAAACAAAGGTAATATTTTAAGATCAAAAAGTTGAGGGAACAACTGACCATCAAATCCACCAAAATTCGTTTCATATAATGAATTAGTTCGTGAAATAAGAACAAAAGAATCTGCAGCAGCTCTTAAAAAAGCAGTTGATGTTGATGTTGAAAGATACAAAGAAATGATTTCATTAAATGAATATTCAAAAGAATCACACAGTTCAAATATTCCTGAAAATGTTAAACAATCATTATTATATAAAGCGTTACAAACACCATATAATCTTAATTTACCTACAAACGCAACTAATGAACAAATTAAAAACGCTGAAATTAAACAAATTAGAGATATCAAAAAATACTTTGGTAACCAAAGCGCTGATGCAGGTATCTATAAATCTGCTAAAGCAGCTTATGATTCTATTGTAGAGCCAAATAAATCATTGTTTACAGAAGAATTTAATAATATCGCAACTTCAAATAATGACCTTGATGTAACAATTAAAATCGATGCGTTCAAATTAAAAGCTACTGAATTTAATCAAGCATACCCAGGAACACAAAATTCATTAAATACATTTAAAACAACATATGGTGCAACACAAGAAGAAATTCAAACATTTGAAAGAGAGTTAAACTCTGCTTCAAACAAAACAACACTTGATGAATTAAAATCAAGAATTGATAGTGCAATTCAAGAAAAGAATGCCAAAAAAGCAAGAGATCTACAAATTGCAAGAGATGCTATTGGACAATTGCCACAAGGTAATACTAAAAAAACTGAATTAACTAATTCAATTAATAATGCAGAAAGTAACAATCAACTTTCAGAATCATTATTAACAAACGCAACAAGCCAAGCACAAACAGAAAAAGCAAATATTGATAATGCAAAAAACGCAGCCAACACAGCTGTTAATTCACTTCCAGAAGGAAATAATCTTAAGCGTTCTTTAAAAAATAAATTATTAAACGCGCCAAATACAAATGAAACAAATGAAGTTTCAAAACTAGATGAATTAGCTAGGCAAGCAAGAACAGAAAAACAAAATCTAGAAGCAAAGAGAATTGAAGCTCAAAATATATTAGATGGTTTAACTGAAAAAGAAGATTATCAAAATGAAATTAATAGCGCAAGAAATATTGATGAGCTTGATGAAATAATTAGAAGAATGCAAACTCCAAAAATTCTTGATAAGAGTGAAGCACAAAGATGAGCAAATTATATTTCTGCAACTGCAACTTCTTCTACTGTTTCTAGAGCACAATATTTACAATCAATTGAAAGAGCAACAACACAAAGCCAATTAGAACAAATAATAGGTCAAATTAGATCATACCTTGAGTCTTTTCCACGTAATGTAACAAGTGGAACCTTAAGTGGAATTTCAACAACACATAGGCACACATATGCGAGGTTAAAAGCTGAGTTCGACCGAACTTGAGATGAAGATAGATTAAATGAAATAAGAGAACAAGCAAGAAATGCAGTATACCAACCACCTGAATTCTAA
- a CDS encoding ABC transporter permease, with translation MSKFTNFLRKSYIYLILGFVYVPLVFGVVFSFNKPTPKGEANSTWTGGTLLNWKTFLNAGRDLSLVNTLLLALIVSTLVIILSLITVYAVYRQKNKLLKTTLSTTSNIPLINPDNITAIGLVLVFSAFFGIVSVDDEGFGRVIVGHTIMTLPYGILLMLPRSEKFNNNLYEASQDLGYSKFRSWVRTYLVYMIPSIITVLVVSSVFSFDDFIITRTVSNTSTLGTKLYEGAFEPWGLVLGSIVLFIVLISNIAYAIYKSKR, from the coding sequence ATGAGTAAGTTCACTAATTTCTTAAGAAAAAGTTATATTTACCTAATTTTAGGTTTCGTTTATGTCCCACTTGTATTTGGTGTTGTTTTCAGTTTTAACAAACCCACACCAAAAGGTGAAGCTAACTCAACTTGAACAGGCGGTACATTATTAAACTGAAAAACTTTTCTTAATGCTGGTAGAGATTTAAGTTTGGTTAACACATTATTACTTGCTTTAATTGTAAGTACTTTAGTTATTATTTTGAGTTTAATTACAGTTTATGCTGTTTATAGACAAAAAAACAAATTATTAAAAACAACATTATCAACAACTTCAAACATTCCATTAATTAACCCAGATAACATTACAGCTATTGGTTTAGTATTGGTATTCAGTGCATTTTTCGGAATTGTTTCAGTTGATGACGAAGGGTTTGGGCGTGTTATAGTAGGTCACACAATTATGACACTTCCATATGGTATTTTATTAATGCTCCCTAGAAGTGAAAAATTCAATAACAACTTATATGAGGCTTCTCAAGACTTAGGTTACTCAAAATTCAGATCATGAGTAAGAACTTACTTAGTTTACATGATCCCATCTATAATCACTGTTCTAGTTGTTAGTTCAGTATTCAGTTTTGATGATTTTATTATCACAAGAACCGTTTCAAACACATCTACACTTGGTACAAAATTATATGAAGGAGCATTTGAACCTTGAGGATTAGTTCTTGGTTCAATTGTGCTATTTATAGTATTGATTTCTAATATTGCATATGCAATATACAAATCAAAAAGATAA
- a CDS encoding ABC transporter permease: MNSKIKSMLTFDKKAYLFIPYLFLAIFLIILPILMIVISAFSTKDFDAYVLVKDSNTWNIIGRSLWIGIVSALLCLIIGFPYAYFVSTSKSKLFKIFALSLMISPLAIFTVARIYSIKGLALAIFATNPKSLNNELFIIFGLTYLNIPLMVMPLYTVFKDMPKNIIEASHDLGFGNVETIFKVVIPYGTKAILSGLGIIFLSSATTFIVSAKLLPDGSQNQLIGIVINSKINPGNKYDLSSGSMLVIVVSAIFIGIYSLLLIVPKIIFKLKKGAHYE; the protein is encoded by the coding sequence ATGAATTCCAAAATTAAATCAATGTTAACATTTGATAAAAAGGCTTATCTTTTTATCCCGTATTTATTCTTAGCAATATTTCTTATTATCTTACCAATATTAATGATTGTTATTAGTGCGTTTTCGACAAAAGATTTTGACGCATATGTATTAGTGAAAGATTCAAACACTTGAAATATCATCGGTAGATCATTATGAATAGGTATTGTTTCTGCTTTACTTTGTTTAATAATTGGTTTCCCATATGCATATTTTGTTTCAACATCAAAATCAAAATTATTTAAAATATTTGCCTTAAGTTTAATGATTAGTCCTTTAGCAATTTTTACAGTTGCGCGTATTTACTCAATCAAAGGACTTGCATTAGCTATTTTTGCTACTAATCCTAAATCATTAAACAACGAATTATTCATCATTTTCGGTTTAACATACTTAAACATTCCGTTAATGGTTATGCCTTTATACACAGTGTTTAAAGATATGCCTAAAAACATCATTGAAGCTAGCCATGACCTTGGATTTGGAAATGTTGAAACAATCTTCAAAGTTGTTATTCCATATGGAACAAAAGCGATTTTAAGTGGGTTAGGAATTATCTTCTTATCAAGTGCTACAACCTTTATTGTTAGTGCTAAGTTACTTCCAGATGGTTCACAAAATCAATTAATTGGTATTGTAATTAACTCAAAAATCAACCCAGGAAACAAATATGACTTAAGTAGTGGTTCAATGCTTGTTATTGTTGTTTCAGCAATCTTCATTGGTATTTACTCATTATTATTAATTGTTCCAAAAATTATTTTCAAACTTAAGAAAGGAGCTCACTATGAGTAA
- a CDS encoding ABC transporter ATP-binding protein, whose translation MNSNKKNLKHIIELKNIVKTFDNKTVLNDIDLKINRGEFVTLLGPSGSGKTTILRLIGGFEWATRGEIKFNGRDIKDLSPHKRNVSTIFQDYALFPHLNVEGNILYGLKIKRVPREEINQKYVSLLENKKARWELKAKQEMKKLDDIQDKYIKELETLKPGTYQYNKRQRWLDDSDFKYSYWENFVELKTQDFENKYFKRKMTKDELKEKVKRIIDIVGLSGNETKAISELSGGMKQRVALARSLVIEPEILLLDEPLSALDAKIRQKMQVLLRSVQQELGLTFIFVTHDQDEALELSDRIAIMRDGIIEQYDTPKNIYDYPVNIWVAKFIGDSNIFNGKIVEDGNVKLFGREYKTVHEEEEFEIGTEVDVLIRPEDIDITSTNTMREGKIVGNVKEISYRGSYYYLTIESDEGNIFHVETAKKFDLDEVVYLSWTIDSIHLMKKDTKWDYSQNEFQN comes from the coding sequence ATGAATTCAAATAAAAAGAATTTAAAACATATTATTGAACTTAAAAACATCGTTAAAACTTTTGATAATAAAACAGTTTTAAACGATATTGATTTAAAAATTAATAGAGGTGAATTTGTTACCTTATTAGGACCATCAGGTTCAGGAAAAACAACAATTTTAAGATTAATTGGTGGTTTTGAATGAGCTACTCGTGGTGAAATTAAATTTAATGGTAGAGATATCAAAGACTTATCTCCACACAAAAGAAATGTTTCAACTATTTTCCAAGATTATGCTTTATTCCCTCATTTAAATGTTGAAGGAAACATTTTATATGGTTTAAAAATAAAAAGAGTTCCACGTGAAGAAATTAACCAAAAATATGTTTCATTATTAGAAAATAAAAAGGCAAGATGAGAATTAAAAGCAAAACAAGAAATGAAAAAACTTGATGACATTCAAGATAAATACATTAAAGAACTTGAAACATTAAAACCAGGAACATACCAATACAACAAACGTCAAAGATGACTTGATGATTCAGACTTTAAATACTCATACTGAGAAAACTTCGTTGAATTAAAAACACAAGACTTTGAAAATAAATACTTCAAACGTAAAATGACTAAAGATGAGTTAAAGGAAAAAGTTAAAAGAATTATTGACATTGTTGGACTTTCAGGAAATGAAACTAAAGCAATTAGTGAGCTTTCAGGTGGTATGAAACAACGTGTTGCATTAGCTAGAAGCTTAGTTATCGAACCAGAAATATTATTATTAGATGAACCACTTAGTGCTTTAGATGCTAAAATTAGACAAAAAATGCAAGTTCTTTTAAGATCAGTTCAACAAGAACTTGGTTTAACATTCATTTTTGTTACACATGACCAAGATGAAGCTCTTGAACTTTCAGATAGAATTGCTATCATGCGTGATGGTATTATTGAACAATATGACACACCTAAAAATATTTATGACTACCCAGTTAATATCTGAGTAGCTAAATTCATTGGAGACTCAAACATTTTCAACGGTAAAATTGTAGAAGATGGAAACGTTAAATTATTTGGTAGAGAATACAAAACAGTTCATGAAGAAGAAGAATTCGAAATTGGAACTGAAGTTGACGTTTTAATTAGACCTGAAGATATTGATATCACAAGTACAAACACAATGAGAGAAGGTAAAATCGTTGGTAATGTTAAAGAAATTTCATACCGTGGAAGTTACTACTATTTAACAATTGAATCAGATGAAGGAAATATTTTTCACGTAGAAACTGCTAAGAAATTTGACCTTGATGAAGTTGTTTACTTAAGTTGAACAATTGACTCAATTCACTTAATGAAAAAAGATACAAAGTGAGATTATTCACAAAATGAATTCCAAAATTAA